A genomic segment from Candidatus Effluviviaceae Genus I sp. encodes:
- a CDS encoding DUF58 domain-containing protein, translated as MTNESFRRYLNPAVVSKLATMELRARLVVEGFVTGLHRSPYKGFSVEFAEHRQYMPGDPLKHIDWKVFGKTDRFYIKEYEEETNLRGHVLLDASASMAYGSAGVSKLEYGRYLAAALIYLMLKQQDSVGLLVFDEAVRRFVPPRSSAKQLHLLLAELDRADASSETDIGLVLHELARRVRRRGLIILISDLLDDADHVLPGLKHFRHLKHEVIVFHVLDPREADFGFDVDASFRDMETGEVMTTEPFTVRRDYLDAVGRWTTTLRRECAESRIDYVPVLTSTPYDRALFSYLEKRKRLG; from the coding sequence ATGACGAACGAGTCCTTCCGACGCTATCTGAACCCAGCGGTCGTCTCGAAGCTCGCGACCATGGAGCTTCGCGCGCGCCTCGTGGTCGAGGGCTTCGTGACGGGGCTGCACCGCAGCCCGTACAAGGGCTTCAGCGTCGAGTTCGCCGAGCATCGGCAGTACATGCCGGGCGATCCGCTCAAGCACATCGACTGGAAGGTCTTCGGCAAGACCGACCGCTTCTACATCAAGGAGTACGAGGAGGAGACCAACCTCCGCGGGCACGTCCTGCTCGACGCGAGCGCCTCGATGGCGTACGGGTCGGCCGGCGTGTCGAAACTCGAGTACGGGCGGTACCTCGCCGCGGCGCTCATCTACCTCATGCTCAAGCAGCAGGACTCCGTCGGCCTCCTCGTGTTCGACGAGGCGGTGAGGCGGTTCGTGCCACCGCGGTCGAGCGCGAAGCAGCTTCACCTGCTCCTCGCCGAGCTCGACCGCGCCGACGCATCGTCGGAAACGGACATCGGCCTCGTGCTCCACGAGCTCGCGCGGCGGGTGCGGCGCCGGGGGCTCATCATCCTCATCTCCGACCTCCTCGACGACGCCGATCACGTGCTTCCGGGGCTCAAGCACTTCCGGCATCTCAAGCACGAGGTCATCGTGTTCCACGTCCTCGACCCGCGCGAGGCCGACTTCGGGTTCGACGTGGACGCGTCGTTCCGCGACATGGAGACGGGCGAGGTGATGACCACCGAGCCGTTCACGGTGCGGCGGGACTACCTCGACGCCGTGGGGCGGTGGACGACGACGCTCAGGCGCGAGTGCGCGGAGAGCAGGATCGACTACG
- a CDS encoding MoxR family ATPase, with translation MASDAGRADGRKDIEAIQTLAEARGKILGEMRKVIVGQDRVIEELLTAILADGHCILVGVPGLAKTLMVSTLASVLDLSFKRIQFTPDLMPSDITGSDIIEEDPASHARSFKFIRGPVFANVVLADEINRTPPKTQAALLQAMQEKEVTAGGNTYPLDLPFFVLATQNPIELEGTYPLPEAQLDRFMFSIHVGYPTEAEEREIVETTTSAYQPDLTRVLTGEDIRGLQRLVRRVPVPGHVLDYAVRLARSTRPADGSPEFVRNWVSWGAGPRASQYLVLAAKTRAVLAGKYAPETDDVRAVAQPVLRHRIVTSFNAEADGVSPADIVERIVAEVK, from the coding sequence ATGGCCAGCGACGCGGGGCGGGCAGACGGACGGAAGGACATCGAGGCGATCCAGACGCTCGCGGAGGCGCGGGGCAAGATCCTGGGCGAGATGCGCAAGGTCATCGTCGGCCAGGACCGCGTCATCGAGGAGCTTCTCACGGCGATCCTCGCCGACGGGCACTGCATCCTCGTCGGCGTGCCGGGGCTCGCGAAGACGCTCATGGTGAGCACGCTCGCCTCGGTGCTCGACCTCTCGTTCAAGCGCATCCAGTTCACGCCGGATCTCATGCCGTCGGACATCACGGGGAGCGACATCATCGAGGAGGACCCGGCGAGCCACGCGCGCAGCTTCAAGTTCATCCGAGGTCCGGTGTTCGCGAACGTGGTGCTGGCCGACGAGATCAACCGGACGCCGCCGAAGACGCAGGCCGCGCTCCTCCAGGCGATGCAGGAGAAGGAGGTCACGGCCGGGGGGAACACGTATCCGCTCGACCTCCCGTTCTTCGTGCTCGCCACGCAGAACCCCATCGAGCTCGAGGGCACGTACCCGCTGCCGGAGGCGCAGCTCGACCGCTTCATGTTCAGCATCCACGTGGGATATCCGACCGAGGCGGAAGAGAGGGAGATCGTCGAGACGACCACGAGCGCATACCAGCCGGACCTCACGCGGGTCCTGACCGGCGAGGACATCCGGGGGCTCCAGCGGCTCGTGCGGCGCGTCCCGGTGCCGGGGCACGTGCTCGACTACGCCGTGCGTCTCGCGCGGAGCACGCGCCCGGCCGACGGATCGCCGGAGTTCGTGCGGAACTGGGTGAGCTGGGGCGCAGGCCCGCGCGCGTCGCAGTACCTCGTGCTCGCGGCGAAGACGCGCGCCGTGCTCGCGGGGAAGTACGCGCCGGAGACCGACGACGTTCGCGCGGTCGCGCAGCCGGTGCTGCGGCACCGCATCGTGACGAGCTTCAACGCCGAGGCCGACGGCGTGTCGCCGGCCGACATCGTCGAACGGATCGTGGCGGAGGTGAAGTGA
- a CDS encoding RNA polymerase sigma factor — MKPDFEELVARYDKRLVNVMYGLTGDYDDALDLAEEAFVSAMRAYDGFRGDADPFTWLYRIAVNVFKKRHRRQARRAALWRDHAEQDPPPSAEWRTPALDAVERERAAAVRAAVAGLREPYREAIVLRYMSDASYEEIAAVTRCSVGTVKSRIARGKAMLGRLLEGKV, encoded by the coding sequence GTGAAGCCCGACTTCGAGGAACTGGTGGCGCGCTACGACAAGAGGCTCGTGAACGTCATGTACGGACTGACCGGCGACTACGATGACGCGCTCGACCTCGCCGAGGAGGCCTTCGTGAGCGCCATGCGCGCCTACGACGGCTTCCGCGGCGACGCCGACCCGTTCACGTGGCTCTACCGCATCGCCGTCAACGTGTTCAAGAAGCGGCATCGCAGGCAGGCGCGCCGGGCCGCGTTGTGGCGGGACCATGCCGAGCAGGACCCGCCGCCGTCGGCGGAGTGGCGGACGCCGGCGCTCGACGCGGTCGAAAGGGAGCGCGCCGCGGCGGTCCGCGCGGCGGTCGCGGGACTGCGGGAGCCGTACCGCGAGGCGATCGTGCTCCGGTACATGTCGGACGCGAGCTACGAGGAGATCGCCGCGGTGACGCGGTGCTCGGTCGGCACCGTGAAGTCGAGGATCGCGCGGGGGAAGGCGATGCTCGGACGGCTGCTCGAGGGCAAGGTGTGA